A window from Flavobacterium gyeonganense encodes these proteins:
- a CDS encoding 1,4-dihydroxy-2-naphthoyl-CoA synthase: protein MDWITAREFEDITYKKCNGVARIAFNRPNVRNAFRPKTTSELYQAFYDAQEDTSIGVVLLSAEGPSTKDGVYSFCSGGDQNARGHQGYVGDDGQHRLNILEVQRLIRFMPKVVIAVVPGWAVGGGHSLHVVCDMTLASKEHAIFKQTDADVTSFDGGYGSAYLAKMVGQKKAREIFFLGRNYSAQEAFEMGMVNAVIPHDELEATAYEWAQEILQKSPTSIKMLKFAMNLTDDGMVGQQVFAGEATRLAYMTEEAKEGRNAFLEKRKPNFGENKWLP from the coding sequence ATGGATTGGATAACTGCCAGAGAATTCGAAGATATCACCTATAAAAAATGTAACGGAGTTGCACGAATAGCTTTTAATAGACCGAATGTAAGGAATGCTTTTCGACCAAAAACAACATCAGAGTTGTATCAGGCTTTTTACGATGCACAGGAAGATACTTCAATAGGAGTAGTTTTGCTATCTGCCGAAGGTCCGTCAACAAAAGATGGCGTATATTCTTTTTGTAGTGGAGGAGATCAAAATGCACGCGGCCACCAAGGCTATGTGGGAGATGATGGGCAACACCGTTTAAATATTCTTGAAGTGCAGCGATTAATTCGTTTTATGCCAAAAGTTGTAATTGCAGTTGTTCCAGGCTGGGCAGTTGGCGGTGGTCATAGTTTACATGTGGTTTGCGACATGACACTGGCAAGTAAAGAACACGCTATTTTTAAGCAAACAGATGCTGATGTAACCAGCTTTGATGGTGGATATGGATCAGCTTACCTGGCAAAAATGGTAGGTCAGAAGAAGGCACGTGAGATTTTCTTTTTAGGAAGAAATTATTCTGCTCAGGAAGCTTTCGAAATGGGAATGGTAAATGCAGTCATTCCTCATGATGAACTGGAAGCAACCGCATACGAATGGGCCCAGGAAATTCTTCAAAAATCCCCTACTTCTATAAAAATGCTAAAATTCGCCATGAATCTGACAGACGACGGAATGGTTGGACAGCAGGTATTTGCGGGAGAAGCAACACGTCTTGCCTATATGACCGAAGAGGCTAAAGAAGGAAGAAATGCCTTTTTGGAAAAAAGAAAGCCGAATTTTGGAGAAAATAAATGGCTCCCATAA
- the menA gene encoding 1,4-dihydroxy-2-naphthoate octaprenyltransferase translates to MKHWIEAARLRTLPLSVSGIIVGSIYALSNPTETVNTPTEVFSWKVFGFALLTTLGLQVLSNFANDYGDGVKGTDNADRVGPQRAIQSGTITPQAMKKAIIITSLLTLLSAIILIYFAFGENNFGYSIFFLILGITAIASAIRYTVGNSAYGYRGFGDVFVFVFFGLVSTLGVNFLHTKEVDPLLILPAISIGLLSVGVLNLNNMRDEESDRKSGKNTIVVQIGGKKAKIYHFSLIITAMLLVIIFAVLSNYRFDQYLFLLAYIPLTKHLITVYKNQNPKLLDPELKKLAISTFLLSILLTVCMISLISDIIVNLFLGGR, encoded by the coding sequence ATGAAACATTGGATTGAAGCCGCCAGATTGCGCACATTACCTTTATCAGTTTCCGGAATTATAGTAGGAAGTATCTATGCTTTATCTAATCCAACAGAAACTGTCAATACACCAACAGAAGTTTTCAGCTGGAAAGTTTTTGGCTTTGCACTCTTAACAACACTGGGGCTACAGGTTTTATCCAATTTCGCAAATGATTATGGGGATGGGGTAAAAGGAACTGATAACGCTGACAGAGTAGGTCCGCAAAGAGCTATCCAGAGTGGTACAATTACACCGCAGGCCATGAAAAAAGCAATTATAATCACTTCATTATTAACGCTTTTGTCTGCGATTATTTTAATATATTTTGCTTTCGGAGAAAATAATTTTGGGTATTCTATCTTCTTTTTAATACTCGGAATCACAGCTATTGCTTCTGCAATTCGTTACACAGTTGGTAATTCTGCCTATGGTTACAGAGGTTTTGGAGATGTATTCGTTTTTGTTTTCTTCGGACTTGTAAGTACTTTAGGCGTTAATTTTCTGCATACCAAAGAAGTTGACCCGCTTTTGATTTTACCGGCTATTTCAATTGGCTTATTAAGTGTCGGGGTTTTAAACCTGAACAATATGCGTGATGAAGAGTCAGACAGAAAATCAGGAAAGAACACAATTGTAGTTCAAATAGGAGGAAAAAAAGCCAAAATTTATCACTTTTCATTGATAATTACGGCAATGCTTTTAGTAATTATTTTTGCTGTTTTAAGCAATTACAGATTCGACCAGTATCTCTTTTTACTTGCTTACATACCTTTAACTAAACATTTAATTACTGTTTATAAAAATCAGAATCCTAAGCTGTTAGATCCGGAATTAAAAAAATTAGCAATAAGCACTTTTTTACTTTCTATCTTATTAACAGTTTGTATGATTTCATTAATTTCAGACATTATTGTAAATCTTTTTTTAGGAGGAAGATAA
- a CDS encoding metal-dependent hydrolase — MKITYFGHASLAIEVGGKHIIVDPFITGNPLASAIDISTLKADYILLTHAHGDHVLDVEAIANRTEATIVSNAEIASYYAKLGLKAHPMNHGGSWKFDFGKVKYVSAIHSSSFPDGTYGGNPGGFVIESEHKNIYIAGDTALTMDMKLIPLRTKLDLAILPVGDNFTMDIDDAIIASDFIECDKILGYHYDTFGYIEINHEQSIRKFFDKGKDLMLLKIGESIQL; from the coding sequence ATGAAAATTACATATTTTGGCCACGCATCTTTAGCAATTGAAGTAGGAGGTAAGCATATCATTGTCGACCCTTTTATTACAGGAAATCCATTAGCATCTGCGATTGATATAAGCACATTAAAAGCAGATTATATTTTGCTTACCCACGCACATGGCGATCACGTTCTGGATGTTGAGGCAATCGCAAATCGAACAGAAGCGACCATTGTTTCAAATGCCGAAATCGCAAGTTATTATGCAAAATTAGGTTTAAAAGCACATCCTATGAACCATGGAGGAAGCTGGAAATTTGATTTTGGAAAGGTGAAATATGTTAGTGCTATTCACTCAAGTTCCTTTCCTGACGGTACGTATGGAGGGAATCCCGGAGGTTTTGTAATTGAAAGTGAACATAAAAACATCTACATCGCCGGAGATACAGCACTAACAATGGATATGAAACTGATTCCTTTGAGAACAAAACTGGATTTGGCTATTTTGCCAGTCGGAGATAATTTTACAATGGATATTGATGATGCTATTATCGCTTCTGATTTTATAGAGTGCGACAAAATTCTCGGCTATCACTACGATACATTTGGTTACATCGAAATCAATCACGAACAATCGATCCGTAAATTTTTTGATAAAGGAAAAGATTTGATGCTTCTCAAAATCGGGGAATCAATCCAACTTTAA
- a CDS encoding DEAD/DEAH box helicase: MSKQFASLGISVPILKALSELNIVEPTEIQQKTIPLLLSETHDLVGLAKTGTGKTAAFGLPILQSVNTESPVVQAVILAPTRELGQQIFKNLEDFAKHIPTISIASVCGGIPIKPQIERLKNPTHIVVATPGRLIDLIQRKAIELKQTKYLILDEADEMVAILKESLDEIIAELPKKHRTILFSATLPGTIKQLIQNYLNKNVVQISANMETVGNQGIDHEYIVVDPIEKLDVLMHFLNSKEGERGIIFCKTKAAVNKLAKNLAINRFSSGALHGSLSQGIRDRIMEQFREGHINILIATDLAARGIDVKEISYVVNYHLPDTYENYVHRSGRTARAGAKGLSLTVLQHEEVVEIADFERELGLKFNEFKKPSAISLEENNTLLWAKQIFKTKPNHDISSDLKTKVKTVFHHLTKEELIEKLLANYVLQNKVEITERTNKKFKK; this comes from the coding sequence ATGTCTAAGCAATTTGCATCATTAGGAATTTCAGTACCAATTTTAAAAGCACTAAGTGAACTGAACATTGTTGAGCCAACCGAAATTCAGCAAAAAACAATTCCGTTACTTTTATCTGAAACACATGATCTGGTTGGCTTAGCCAAAACAGGAACTGGAAAAACAGCTGCTTTCGGATTACCAATATTACAATCAGTAAATACTGAATCCCCGGTTGTTCAGGCTGTTATTTTAGCACCAACCAGAGAACTTGGACAGCAGATTTTCAAGAATCTGGAAGATTTCGCAAAGCACATTCCAACTATTTCTATTGCATCTGTTTGTGGCGGAATTCCAATAAAGCCTCAAATCGAACGACTTAAAAATCCAACACATATTGTGGTAGCAACACCAGGACGCTTGATTGATTTGATTCAGCGAAAAGCAATCGAATTAAAACAAACCAAATATTTGATTTTAGACGAAGCAGACGAAATGGTTGCTATCCTTAAAGAAAGTTTAGACGAAATCATTGCTGAACTTCCTAAAAAACATCGTACTATATTGTTTTCCGCTACATTGCCCGGAACCATCAAACAGTTAATTCAGAACTACTTAAATAAAAATGTAGTTCAGATAAGTGCTAACATGGAAACGGTAGGAAACCAGGGAATAGATCACGAATACATTGTAGTTGATCCTATTGAAAAATTAGATGTTTTGATGCATTTTTTAAACTCAAAAGAAGGAGAACGCGGAATCATTTTCTGTAAAACGAAAGCTGCTGTAAACAAACTGGCTAAAAATCTGGCTATAAACCGTTTTTCTTCAGGAGCACTTCACGGTAGTTTGTCACAGGGAATTCGTGACAGAATTATGGAGCAGTTTCGTGAAGGACATATCAATATTTTAATAGCAACGGATTTGGCTGCCAGAGGAATAGATGTAAAAGAAATCTCATATGTAGTAAATTATCATTTGCCTGATACTTACGAAAACTATGTCCACAGAAGTGGAAGAACAGCAAGGGCAGGAGCAAAGGGACTTTCGTTAACTGTTTTGCAGCATGAAGAGGTTGTTGAAATTGCAGATTTTGAAAGAGAATTAGGTTTGAAATTTAATGAATTCAAAAAACCTTCAGCTATTAGCCTTGAAGAAAACAATACTTTGCTTTGGGCAAAACAAATTTTTAAAACAAAACCAAATCACGATATTTCAAGTGATTTAAAAACAAAGGTCAAAACTGTTTTTCATCATCTCACAAAAGAGGAACTAATTGAAAAATTACTGGCAAACTATGTTTTACAAAACAAAGTTGAAATAACTGAAAGAACTAATAAGAAGTTCAAAAAATAA
- a CDS encoding GNAT family N-acetyltransferase — protein sequence MSNIDVKKISLKEINQLQEISKQTFRETFSESNSEENMKNYLEKAFSNEKITTELINENSEFYFAILENKVIGYLKINFGEAQTELKDSNALEIERIYVTKEFHGKNVGQLLYEKAIERARQQNSKYVWLGVWEENKKAIRFYTKNGFIEFDKHIFKLGNDVQTDIMMKLQLNN from the coding sequence ATGAGCAATATTGATGTAAAAAAAATTTCGCTGAAAGAAATTAATCAGCTTCAGGAAATCAGCAAACAGACTTTTCGGGAAACTTTTTCAGAATCAAATTCTGAAGAAAACATGAAAAATTATCTTGAAAAAGCATTTTCTAACGAAAAAATAACAACAGAACTTATAAATGAAAACTCTGAATTCTATTTTGCAATTTTAGAAAACAAGGTAATTGGTTACTTAAAAATAAACTTTGGAGAGGCGCAAACCGAATTAAAAGATAGTAATGCCCTGGAAATTGAACGTATTTATGTCACAAAAGAATTTCATGGAAAAAATGTGGGTCAATTACTTTATGAAAAAGCTATAGAAAGAGCCAGACAACAAAATTCAAAATACGTATGGCTGGGCGTTTGGGAAGAAAATAAAAAAGCAATACGTTTTTACACAAAAAATGGCTTTATAGAATTTGACAAACATATTTTTAAATTAGGGAATGACGTTCAGACGGATATCATGATGAAGTTGCAATTAAATAATTAG